The DNA segment AAGAACATACCCGGTAGACAAAAATAAGATCTACCTGGTCGGATACTCGATGGGTGCTTCTACCGCACAAAACATACTCAATATAAACCCTGAAAAGTTTGCAGCGCTGGTATCAATTGCGGGTGTCCCAGACCTTTCAAATCTCAAAAAGCTTAAGAATAAAAAGATCTGGCTCATTCATGGGAAAAAAGACATTGAAAATCCATATATCGGAAGTACAGAGCTGTATGCCAGATTGGGAAATAACAAGAACTTAGTTTTTACAACATTCAACACCCTGGAACATAATAACATCATAATTCCCTACCTGTTATCAGATGAAATCCCCAAATGGTTATTTAAAACATCCCGATATTTAAAATAACCATTGGCATAAACACTTCATTAACTAAACAAACCCAACCAAATGAAAAAAACATTAACATTAATTTTAATTGCAATAATTACAATCGGTTCAATTTATGCCTTGATTATTTACATTAAAATGGATGGCTTTTCGTTCGCCTGGATTCTGAATTTCCTATTGATGCTACTTGTCGTTTTTTTTACCGAAGCACTAAAAAGCCCGCTTGCTTCTCCTTATTATAATGCAAAGGGATGGGAGCAGAGCGGAAAGATCTACGAGCATCTTGGAGTAAACTTTTTCAGAAAACTATTGGTTTGGATTGGTTGGGAAAAAGTCATTAGAAAAACGAGCCCAATAGAAAAAAACACCGAAGCGTTGACGAATTTATATTACCGCACAAAAAAATCTGAACTCGAACACCTGATTATCCTGGTTATTGTCCTGGGATTTAATGTTTTCGTGGCATTCAAATTTGGAATAGTCAAATCTTTGTTCTTACTCGTATTAAATGTCTTACTCAACCTTTATCCGATTTTTCTTCAGCGGTACAATCGCCCACGAATAGAAAGAGCGCTAAATTTAAGTAAACGGAGGTTATCGCCCAATTAATATTACCGAGCGATAACATAATATACTAAAAACTAGTGTGATACTCCTTGTCAGTTACAGCTTCTAGCCAGGTCGTTTCTCCTTTTTCTCTTCCGGTTATCGCTACCTGAACAAATTTGCTATCTGAGCTCGCACCATGCCGGTGAGCTATACCTTGGTTGTCCTTTTTCCTGATAGTAACCAACACCTGATATCACTAATAAGATTTGTCCTGCGGGGTGCGTCTCTTTTTCATCTGATTTACTTTCTGCAATCATTAAAGTCAGTGCAACTAACGCGTTATCAGCAATACGTTTCGATCCGTCCACTTTATAAAGGGTGTTATTTTTTTCTTCTACACTTGGATATAAATCCACACCATCAAATGTTTGTACTTGTTTCTTGTTTATAGAATAGCCTTTGAGTAGATATTCTTTTAATACTTGGTTCGCCCATATCCTAAATTGCGTACCTCTTTGAGATTTAACACGATAGCCGACGGAAATAATGACATCTAAAGAATAAAATTCCAACTTCCTTTTGATTGATCGGGTTCCTTCTTTTTGAACTGTCAAGGAATTCTTGACAGTTGCGGATTTAGTTAGTTCATTTTCTTTGAAAACATTATTAATATGTAAACTTATGTTCTGTTTAGTTTGATTAAACAATTCCTGCATTTGTGCTTGTGTCAGCCAAATTGTGTCATTCTCCAGTTTAACTTCAATAGAAGTAGTCCCGTCCCTGGTCTGATATATAATAATTTGATCGCTAGTCTCCATAATATTTGAAATATATTTAGGCTAACCTATATAAAAGCGGTCAACAAAATGCAACTTTCAATTAAAATAGTTGCAAATTTATAGGGTATATTTATATATAAAATAATTATTCGTATTTATCCCGTTGAACCAAGCCAGAGCTTTATGGGCTTTTCACCGATATGGCTTGCACTTTTGTAAAAACGCCAATCACGACTTCCATGCTAAGTTCATCAAGATTTCCTGATCATCTGATGAACTTGGGCATGGAAGCGCGACAACGGGGGGTAACATTTGTGTTTTATCTTAATAGCTGTTCCAGCACTTTTTTCCCATTTTCATTGTCTGGATTGAGCATCATTGATTTTTGATACATTTTAATGGCATCCTTTTTCTTTCCGTGTTTCAGCAGTACTTCTCCGTAACTATCATATACATTCCAACTGTTAGGAAAAAGGAGGGTGTTTTCTCTAAATGCGATTTCTGCATCTGCTGCTCTGTTATTCATCAGGAAGGCGTACCCCATTGAGTTCATTTCGTCTTCACTCAGGTAATAGTTCAAAGTTTCGGTTTTTATCTTTTTCACGGCCTGATCAGCGGCTTTTTTTCCATGGTTTGCTAAAGCGATCCCATAATATCTGGCACCACTTTTCTTCGGCTTCTCTACTGTTTCCCCATTTAAGATTTTCAAGGCCATATCAGCGATCGGAACCACATTATTGGCGGTGTTATCGTAGAGGATGATGGATTGATGTCTGGTCAGATTTCTAAGCAGCATTGTCCGGGATCCGGGTGAGCCACCATCGTGTTTAACGATTTTCCCCATGGAAGTATCTTGCCTGGTAATCCAACCTAAGGCATAACGTTGTATATTATGTGTTCCATTACTGAGCCTGACAGGTGTAAAGGCTTCTTTTAACGTCTCGGAATTAAGTAAGCTGCCATTATACAGCGCCTGATCATATTTCCACAGATCATGTGTGGTACTGATCAGATCGCCATGCCCCTGAAAATTAAACCGGTTGGCGATCAGAAACTCTGTTACAGTATCAGCCAGTTGCACTTTATCGGAATATGGATATTTGAAGCTATATCTTTTGGAAAGGTTTTTATCTTCTCTTTTTAAAAATTTGGATAAGGATGTGTTTGTCATTCCGGCAGGATCGAAAATATTTGCCTGGAGATACGGGCCAAATGAAAGACCTGAAATCTTCTCCACGATCAGGGCAAGAATATTGTAATTGACATTGTTATAGGAGAAATCTTCGCCGGGTTTAAAAACCAGCGGTATTTTCTGTGAAATGCATGCCGGAATAATGTCTTTATTGGTAAAAACCGTATCGGGATGTTTGGCGATGAGCGGAAAAAAAAGCGTATCATAGATCGGCAAACCCGAGGTATGTGATAATAACTGCCTGATGGTTACTTCAGGATATGGAAAGTCAGACAAGTATTTTGAAACCCGGTCTTCTATCTGTAGTTTTCCTTGTTGTTTTAACTGTAAGATCGCCGTAGAAGTAATGGTTTTGGTGATGGAAGCAATTGGAAAAGATGATTGAGCGGTATTGTTTATTTTGTTCTGGAAATCGGCGTAGCCAAAAGACTTTTCGTAAACAACATTTCCATTTTCCGTAATCAGGACATTCCCGTTGAATTGCCCGGTCTGCGATAAGGTTGAAAAGAACAGATCCAGGTTGCCCGGTCTATCTTGCGCAATTACATTTTTTATTCCAATCAACATTATAAAGAGCAGACAGATTTTTTGTATCATTAAGCTGGTTTTTTATTAGTGGATCGGAAATCTTACCTTGTCCCATCCAAATTTACAGAATGATAATGCAACCCAAATGGCTATAAATAACCATCAGAATACCCCGCAGATGCGTGAGTTCCTTGATATAAAACTGTTCTCTCAACCTTTTTCTGATTTTTCCCAATCTGAGCTGGAGCTGGAGGATTGTAAGTCGATTGCCAGGCTTTATGCAAAGCTTGAAAATACCATTAGTGTGCTTAGCGACATGGAAGCGAGAAAGAGCTATATCTATCCTGGTGGACTTGCCCAACAGCTGGGGTTTGAACCCAGTCAGACGGAAATTAATTCCATCTGGGAAGATGAACTGCTTGGCCGGGTACATCCGGAAGATCTTCAAAAGAAGTACCGCCTCGAATTTAATTTTTTTAAGCTGATCAAGTCAATCGCGCTCAATGAACGTCTTAACTACAGCCTGATTACGAAGTTGAGAATAAGAAACAGCGAAAACAAATACCAATTGATCAGACATCGTTTGCTGTACCTGAGCAGTACTGAACAGGGAAATGTCTGGCTAGCCCTGTGCCTGTACAACATGGTGTACGATCATCCTGGATTTGACGTTCCTGAGGGGATCATCATCAACACAGGTACAGGAGAAATTATAGACAGCGAGCAAGGACGGTTCGAAGATATTCTATCCGCGAGGGAAGGACAAATCCTCCAGCTCATCAACCTCGGACAGCGGAGTAAGGAAATCGCTGATAAATTGTCCTTAAGTATTCATACCGTAAACAGGCACCGGCAGAATATTTTTCAGAAGCTTAACGTAACCAACGCAATGGAAGCCTGCCGGGTTGGGAAGGTTACAGGCTTACTGCATCATCCATAGTTTAAACACAAACTTTATGAAAGAAGAACTACGCCAGCAGTTTGGCAATATCGATATCTATTTATTTGATCAGTTGTTAAAGGGAACATATGACGACTGTCGGTCCGTTCTGGACGCAGGATGTGGACAGGGGAGGAATGTGGCCTACTTTTTACAGTCTGGATACCAGGTTTATGGTGTTGACTCATCCGCAGATAATATTGCCTGGGTCAAACAGCTGGCTGCACCTTTTTCTGACAGTTCCCCACAAGAGAATTTCAGCATTGGTTTGGTGGAAAATCTGCCATTTGACGATGAAAAGTTTGATCTTGTGATCAGTAGTGCAGTGCTCCATTTTGCCAATGATGACAGGCATTTTGGGGAAATGCTGAACTCGATGTGGCGGGTGATCCGTCCGGGAGGTTATCTGTTCTGTCGTCTGGCATCGGATATTGGTATCGGGAACCTGGTCAGACCGATCGGAAACGGAAGGTATCTTCTGCCAGATGGATCTGAACGTTTTCTGGTCAACCAGGAAATGTTGCTCAGTTTTACCAGAGCGCTTGGCGCGAGCCTGCATGAGCCAATAAAGACTACCAATGTCCAGAACCTGCGGTCAATGACCACCTGGTGCCTGCGGAAGTAAAGGAGCTGTCTTCAGATCAATTTAGTGAGGTAAGCAATAATTATAAAAATTAATTAAATTCGCCGCAACAAAGCAAAGGGGTAAACAGGGCAGAGCCTGACACTGCGAGTCCTTATTTGCAAGCAAAAGACAACGTTCCTGAAAACAAATAATAATGAATAATTAATGGATAAAATCAATTTATTACCTACAATCGCTGTAGTAACAATGTTCATTTCATTATTTCTATCATTTTTTTTGGTTACCGTCAAAACAGAACATAAATTAAGTAACCGTCTTTTTGCTTTTTTTCTCGTTTTAACCGCAATTGATATTACCTCAAGCCTGGGCCATTTATTTGAAATCTCTTTGACTGCAAGAATCTTTATCAGTTCATTTTTTTTCTTGCAGCTGCCAACATTTTATTTGTATGTCTTATCCGTCTGCTATTCTGATTTTAAGCTAAAACCAAAACATTTACTTCATACCGGTACTTTTTTAATCGCCAATTTAGTTTTAATGCCTCGCTTTTACATGGTCAACCAGGCTGCTAAAATCAGTTTTCTTGAAAAAAGCAGCAGTAGACTGGAAATACAGCTCAATCATGTTTTCATGCATGTTCAAATGATACTATACCTCGTTGCTGCCTTTATGATCTTAAGAAAAGCAAGGAAAATATATCTTGAAAATTATGCGGGAGCAAGTATTGAATCCCTGAATTGGTTATTTCAGTTTACGGTGGCGCTTACAGCCTTTTACGCGATTGCGCTGTTAAAGAACATCTTTAAATTCACGGAATACGCTGGCATTTCCGACTGGTTAAAAATTGGACTTCTGTTATTTGCAATGGTCACTATTTTCTGGTATTTATATAAAGCATTAAATAATCCAAGCCTGTTTAGAAATGTCGATTCGAAATTAAAACTGGTAAAGCATATCATTTACGAAGAAAAAAATGGTGAGGATTTAACGGTAAG comes from the Pedobacter sp. FW305-3-2-15-E-R2A2 genome and includes:
- the rhuM gene encoding RhuM family protein, which codes for METSDQIIIYQTRDGTTSIEVKLENDTIWLTQAQMQELFNQTKQNISLHINNVFKENELTKSATVKNSLTVQKEGTRSIKRKLEFYSLDVIISVGYRVKSQRGTQFRIWANQVLKEYLLKGYSINKKQVQTFDGVDLYPSVEEKNNTLYKVDGSKRIADNALVALTLMIAESKSDEKETHPAGQILLVISGVGYYQEKGQPRYSSPAWCELR
- a CDS encoding serine hydrolase encodes the protein MIQKICLLFIMLIGIKNVIAQDRPGNLDLFFSTLSQTGQFNGNVLITENGNVVYEKSFGYADFQNKINNTAQSSFPIASITKTITSTAILQLKQQGKLQIEDRVSKYLSDFPYPEVTIRQLLSHTSGLPIYDTLFFPLIAKHPDTVFTNKDIIPACISQKIPLVFKPGEDFSYNNVNYNILALIVEKISGLSFGPYLQANIFDPAGMTNTSLSKFLKREDKNLSKRYSFKYPYSDKVQLADTVTEFLIANRFNFQGHGDLISTTHDLWKYDQALYNGSLLNSETLKEAFTPVRLSNGTHNIQRYALGWITRQDTSMGKIVKHDGGSPGSRTMLLRNLTRHQSIILYDNTANNVVPIADMALKILNGETVEKPKKSGARYYGIALANHGKKAADQAVKKIKTETLNYYLSEDEMNSMGYAFLMNNRAADAEIAFRENTLLFPNSWNVYDSYGEVLLKHGKKKDAIKMYQKSMMLNPDNENGKKVLEQLLR
- a CDS encoding helix-turn-helix transcriptional regulator, whose translation is MAINNHQNTPQMREFLDIKLFSQPFSDFSQSELELEDCKSIARLYAKLENTISVLSDMEARKSYIYPGGLAQQLGFEPSQTEINSIWEDELLGRVHPEDLQKKYRLEFNFFKLIKSIALNERLNYSLITKLRIRNSENKYQLIRHRLLYLSSTEQGNVWLALCLYNMVYDHPGFDVPEGIIINTGTGEIIDSEQGRFEDILSAREGQILQLINLGQRSKEIADKLSLSIHTVNRHRQNIFQKLNVTNAMEACRVGKVTGLLHHP
- a CDS encoding class I SAM-dependent methyltransferase; amino-acid sequence: MKEELRQQFGNIDIYLFDQLLKGTYDDCRSVLDAGCGQGRNVAYFLQSGYQVYGVDSSADNIAWVKQLAAPFSDSSPQENFSIGLVENLPFDDEKFDLVISSAVLHFANDDRHFGEMLNSMWRVIRPGGYLFCRLASDIGIGNLVRPIGNGRYLLPDGSERFLVNQEMLLSFTRALGASLHEPIKTTNVQNLRSMTTWCLRK
- a CDS encoding helix-turn-helix domain-containing protein, with amino-acid sequence MPRFYMVNQAAKISFLEKSSSRLEIQLNHVFMHVQMILYLVAAFMILRKARKIYLENYAGASIESLNWLFQFTVALTAFYAIALLKNIFKFTEYAGISDWLKIGLLLFAMVTIFWYLYKALNNPSLFRNVDSKLKLVKHIIYEEKNGEDLTVSDEEFDEELVILKEYMMEEKPFLNPTLTIQDISKEIEIPVRDLSILINHKLGQHFYDFVNTYRIEQAMDTLKDATKNKVTILEILYEVGFNSKSSFNAAFKKHTGKTPTSYRNSLFNSVL